One window from the genome of Fodinicurvata sediminis DSM 21159 encodes:
- a CDS encoding twin transmembrane helix small protein, which translates to MNGFMMILVVIAMMLTLGVLFAGLFSMARGGEFNQKYGNKLMRWRIIMQGVALLLFALAVLAGN; encoded by the coding sequence ATGAACGGTTTCATGATGATCCTGGTGGTGATTGCCATGATGCTCACCCTGGGTGTCCTCTTCGCAGGCCTCTTTTCCATGGCCCGGGGCGGAGAATTCAATCAGAAGTATGGCAACAAACTGATGCGCTGGCGCATCATAATGCAGGGCGTGGCCCTGCTGCTCTTCGCATTGGCTGTGCTGGCCGGCAACTAG
- a CDS encoding calcium/sodium antiporter produces the protein MVYILLLAGLILLCGGGEFLVRGSVGVARQLGISQLLIGLTLVGFGTSSPELVASVQAALAGAPGISVGNVVGSNISNILLIVGSTAVIMPILCSRFALKRDGTVMLLATVIFGVVCYLGFISRGIGLVLFLSLAAYLTFCYVQERRSTAAARLHEAEAAEIEALPGSLTKNLLVALGGLVAVLVGASLLVDSAIELARLAGVSETLIGLTVVAIGTALPELVASVIAALKRHADVAFGNILGSNLFNLFGIMGVTAMVKPIAVPEEIMRLDYWVLLGASLLLILAATIGLRIRRWQGAIFVILYATYLSYLYSTAVTPVPAPV, from the coding sequence ATGGTATACATCCTACTTCTCGCCGGCCTGATCCTCTTGTGCGGTGGGGGTGAATTCCTGGTACGCGGTTCGGTCGGGGTTGCGCGACAGCTGGGAATATCACAGCTGCTGATCGGCCTGACACTGGTGGGCTTCGGCACGTCCTCACCTGAACTCGTGGCCTCCGTTCAGGCGGCCCTGGCCGGGGCACCCGGTATTTCCGTCGGCAACGTTGTCGGCTCGAACATCTCCAACATCCTCCTGATTGTCGGCTCGACCGCGGTCATCATGCCGATCCTTTGCAGTCGCTTCGCCCTGAAGCGTGATGGCACGGTGATGCTGTTGGCGACAGTCATCTTCGGTGTTGTCTGTTACCTGGGCTTCATCTCGCGCGGGATTGGCCTTGTCCTTTTCCTCTCGCTGGCGGCCTACCTGACCTTCTGTTATGTCCAGGAACGGCGCAGCACAGCGGCTGCGCGTCTGCACGAGGCCGAGGCAGCCGAAATCGAGGCCCTTCCAGGTTCCTTGACGAAAAACCTGCTGGTCGCGCTTGGCGGTCTGGTGGCTGTGCTTGTGGGCGCCAGCCTTCTTGTGGACTCGGCCATTGAGTTGGCGCGGCTGGCCGGCGTATCGGAAACCCTGATCGGCCTGACGGTGGTGGCCATTGGCACCGCGTTGCCGGAACTGGTGGCGTCGGTGATTGCTGCGCTGAAACGTCACGCCGATGTGGCCTTCGGCAACATCCTGGGCTCGAACCTCTTCAACCTGTTCGGCATCATGGGCGTTACCGCCATGGTGAAGCCCATAGCCGTACCCGAAGAGATCATGCGCCTGGATTACTGGGTATTGCTGGGGGCATCACTGCTGCTGATCCTGGCCGCGACGATTGGTCTGCGCATACGGCGCTGGCAGGGTGCAATTTTCGTCATTCTCTATGCCACCTACCTCTCCTATCTCTATTCCACGGCCGTGACTCCGGTGCCGGCCCCGGTTTAG
- a CDS encoding cob(I)yrinic acid a,c-diamide adenosyltransferase, with protein MVQLTRIYTRGGDKGKTSLASGRRVPKHDLRVTAYGTVDEANAVLGLLLAEDGLVDSERSLLVRVQNDLFDLGADLATPEDPEAEYPPLRITEAQVTWLEQQIDHYNADLEPLKTFVLPGGTKPSAWLHLARTVVRRAERDATRLAEEEPLNMEAVKYVNRLSDLLFVLGRYLNEKGRNDVLWVPGKNR; from the coding sequence TTGGTACAGCTGACCCGCATCTATACCCGCGGCGGTGACAAGGGGAAGACCTCGCTGGCTTCCGGCCGGCGCGTTCCCAAACACGACCTGCGCGTAACCGCCTATGGCACGGTGGACGAGGCCAATGCCGTCCTGGGCCTGCTGCTGGCAGAGGACGGACTGGTGGACAGCGAGCGCAGCCTGCTGGTCAGGGTCCAGAACGACCTGTTCGATCTGGGGGCCGACCTGGCCACGCCGGAGGATCCGGAAGCCGAATACCCGCCGCTGCGTATCACCGAGGCTCAGGTGACCTGGCTTGAACAGCAGATCGATCACTACAATGCGGACCTGGAGCCGCTGAAGACCTTTGTGCTGCCCGGCGGGACGAAGCCGTCGGCCTGGCTCCACCTGGCCCGCACCGTGGTACGTCGTGCCGAACGGGATGCAACCCGGTTGGCCGAAGAGGAGCCCCTGAACATGGAAGCGGTCAAGTACGTCAATCGCCTGTCAGACCTGCTGTTCGTGCTGGGACGCTATCTGAATGAAAAGGGTCGGAACGACGTTCTCTG